GGAATACATAGATAACTTTGCTAAAGCTACCTCAAGGCCTTACGCTATTCTCCAGGAATTCTTTGCCAACGAGTCAAGGGCGATAGCATCGGGCATAAAGGAGATAGACAAGGCCATAAAGCAGCTCAGCAGCGAAAGCTCAGTGCAGGGCCATGCAAGGCTTGAGAGCATAAGGAAAGAGCTTGATTCGATCAGAAACAAGAAAGAGAAAAAAAGGGAACTGGAAAAGGAAATTTCACACATGGAAAACAGCATATCGCAGATTAATAAAAAAAAGCAGCAGTTACAGAAGGTAAGGGATGATTTCATAAGCTCACCCAAATACAGCGAATTGAAGAGGCTGGAAAATCAGAAAGCAGAAGCAGAGTTGCAATTAAAGCAGCACAGGGACAAGCTGTATAATGATTTCTCCCTGTTAAAGAAGTCGCTGAGAAAATACCAGAGGATGGCTTTCGAAAACGACAGGCTGATAGGGCATTACCACACAGACGCGCTTAATGCCCTCATCACAGACTCGGGCCTTAAGATAGCAGGCATTCTTCAGGGGATGAAAAAAGCGCTTCAGGAGGAAAAGATAAAGGACAAGAACAGGGAAAAGCTGCTCCACCAGATAGAAAAAATGCACAGGGATTATTTTTCAGGCTATCTCGAAAGGTATGATTCCCTTAAAAAGCAAAGCAGCAGGCTTGATGAAAAGCTCGATAAGGAAAAGCAGCATCTGGAAGATATCAGCGAAAATCTCTCTGAAGCAGAGGAAAAAGAAAGCAGGCTGAAGCAGAGGAAAAAACAGCTGGAAGAGGAAGCAGACATAGATATAAGCAGTTTAATAAACAGGGTAAAGGAAGACATAGAAAAGATAACAGGGCTTAAGATAGAGCTGGTCTAAGCTTTCAAGGCCTCCAAAGCCTCCAGTTTTCCTGCTGTCACATATTGTATTGAAGCCCCTCCCCCTGTAGAAATCTTTGCTTTCACTCCTGAAGCAGCAGCAGCCAGGTCTCCTCCCCCAATAACAGCATATCCTTTGCTTTGGTTTATGGCTTCAACCACAGCCAAGCTGCCCTCTTTGAATCCGAACTCATACGCTCCCATCGGACCAAACCATATTATCCTTTCAGCTTTTTTAATGGCATCTGTATCTTCCCGTGAAGGGATTACATCTGCAGCTATATGCCCTTTCCCGATGCCCTGCCCGGGATTTTTCTCCCCCTCTTTCTTAAAGTCTGTAGTAGCAGCTATTACCCTGGACGGGAGTATTATGTTCTTAGGGCCGAGCAATTCCTCGGCATCAGGCGTATAATCCTTTCCCTTCTCTAAATACTTTGAGTCCCCTATGTCATAGCCCGCAGCCTTCATGAAAACATTGGAAACAACCCCGCCAAGTATGATTCTGTCAAACTTCTTTGAAAATTTCTTGACTGCTTTCATCTTCTCTTTCAGCTTGGCTCCGCCAATAACAGCCACGCTGTACCCCTTTCCCGAAACAATAGGCTGCCATATCTTCAGTTCCTTGGCCATAAGAAAGCCTGCCGCAACATCCTTGCCCTGCTTTTTCATTTCAACAGGCACGCCATAAGTAGATGCATGCGCCCTGTGGGCTGTGCCGAAAGCATCATTCACGTAAGCATCAGCAATCTTAGCCAAAGAACCAGCAAAATCTGCATTATTTTCCTCCTCTCCGGCGTGAAATCTTAAGTTTTCTAAAAGCACTATCTCGCCCGGTTCTGAATTGTTTGCTAACTCCTCTGCCTGTTTTCCTATGCAGTCAGGAGCCAGCTTCACTTGTTTTCCCAGCTTTTCAGCCAAAACATCTGCAGCCGGTTTTAAGCTTAAATCAGGATTCGGTTTTCCCCCGGGCCTTCCGAGATGAGAGCATAGAACAGCTATGCCATTATTTTCTATTGTGTATTGGATTGTTCTTAATGATGCATCAATCCTTGTTGTGTCTGTCACTTTTCCTTCTTTAACCGGGACATTTAAGTCAAGCCTTACAAGAACTTTTTTTCCTGCCAGATCTAGATCTTCGATTGTTTTATATTCAGCCATTAACTGCACCCCCATATATTATAGAAATATAAAGTAAGATATATTTAAAGTTAACTAGGAATTGGAATATAGAAATAATGCTGCAACAGCATTTCCTTTTTCATTATGTGCAAATCTGTTTGCATAATTTAGTAGGCAGAATGTCCCTCCTCTTCCAGGGGGGCTGCCTTCATGTTCCAATATTGCCTTTTCATCCAGAGTATGCATTATAGCCCTTGTTTTTTCTATTTCGTGCTTGTAATCATAGCCAGAACCGTCATCTTCCACCCTGATTACTGTACCAGAAAAGCCAGGGCATATTTGATAGTCAATATACAATTCCTTGCTTTCACAGCAGGCAGACCTCGAATTTATCATAAGCTCTGTAAGAGTAGCGCCGATCTCTTGCCATTTATCTTTTGGAATATGATGGCTTTTATTTATCTCTTTTAGCCACCTTTCCGCAGTATGTTCGTGAATCATATATCTAGACAGGTCATGTGCACTATGTCTTCCACGGATTCCGCCGCCATGATAATCTGCATCCATCAGCATATAAGCTACTTGTTTTTCAAAGGCCATACCAGCAGCTTACAATAACTTTTATTTAAAACTTTCGATTAGTTAC
Above is a window of Candidatus Woesearchaeota archaeon DNA encoding:
- the pgk gene encoding phosphoglycerate kinase, producing the protein MGVQLMAEYKTIEDLDLAGKKVLVRLDLNVPVKEGKVTDTTRIDASLRTIQYTIENNGIAVLCSHLGRPGGKPNPDLSLKPAADVLAEKLGKQVKLAPDCIGKQAEELANNSEPGEIVLLENLRFHAGEEENNADFAGSLAKIADAYVNDAFGTAHRAHASTYGVPVEMKKQGKDVAAGFLMAKELKIWQPIVSGKGYSVAVIGGAKLKEKMKAVKKFSKKFDRIILGGVVSNVFMKAAGYDIGDSKYLEKGKDYTPDAEELLGPKNIILPSRVIAATTDFKKEGEKNPGQGIGKGHIAADVIPSREDTDAIKKAERIIWFGPMGAYEFGFKEGSLAVVEAINQSKGYAVIGGGDLAAAASGVKAKISTGGGASIQYVTAGKLEALEALKA